The DNA region AATCGAACTGAACTTGCTATCCGTAGGGATGGAATCTCGCCATTGGCAGCCATCTTGTAGATCTGTTTCACCGAAACGGCCAGGATGGGCGCGACATCGTCGGCTTTGAGCGCGCCTTTCTTTTCCTCAAGGATCTGATCGATCAGCATCAATTCCTCCTTTCTGCCGAGCCCCTGTCATGAAGGAACGGCGGACTGACCATGAAGCCAAAGGACATTTCGGTCAAGTCAGGGAAGTTAAGAAGGAAGAAAAAAGAAGAGCGCCGGAGTAACACGTCGGCGCTCTAGGAGTTCTGCTGAATGGAATTGCAGGTTTGGTTTAAGCTGCTTCGTCTTCTTCAATCTTCTTACGACTATCGAATGTCGGGCCGACAAAGCTCGAATTTACCAAATGCATGACCTCGCTCTTCCGGGCAGGCTTAAGATAACGGAGAATGCTTTCCAGAGTTGTCTGGCCCATCCACGACATCACGGTTTTTAAGTCCGCACCTGCGCGAAGATGAGTCGTTGCAAATGTCGCTCTGAACTTGTGGAGCCAATAGTCGTCACGATTCAGACCCGCCTTCTTGGCATTTCGCTTCAGCGCGCGGATCATATGCGTATCGGGCTTCCCACTCTTGGTGCTGAAGACGAGTGCAGTTTCAACCGCCCGCTTTGGAGGAAGAGACTTCCTATAGATCTCAAGGGCCTTGAACAGCACGCTAGGTGCGGGAACCTCACGTTCTTTGTATGCCTTTGGCGTCCAGTCGAATTGGGGCTTCCACTTCATCTCGACAATGTTCGATCTGAAGCGAATGTTCTCCCATGTGACATACATTGCTTCTTGCTCTCGGAACCCCGTCATCAGAAGGAACTCATAGAGCATTCGGTGATACAAGGAACAGACGGAATAGAGATCGATTAGCTGGTTGTCCTCATAGATTTCGACCTCGGTTTCCACGAAGCGTGGCTTGTCGTTCTTGCCGATGAGCTTGTGGACACCTTGGCTTTCAAGAAAAGTCAGAACGCTGGCGAATCGGTTGTGAACTGTTCGCGGTGACAGCTTTTTCTTATCGCGGAGAAATACAGCAAAACGAAGCAGGTCGATCCGTTGCAGTTCGTCCGCGCATTTCTTGTCGCAGGACTGCAGGAAGTAAGTGAAGGCAATTTTGTATCCTCGCCATGTTTTGTCTTTTCGCGAGAGCTTGATTTCATCGAGAAAATCCATCATCGCCGTGCGGAGCTGTGCACGGCTCGGCTCGTCTTTGGGAACTGTTACTTCCAACCCCTCTGCACGCGCCTCGAGTTCCTTGAGCTTCCGAATTCGGCTGTTGAACGCGACCGTTGCGTCTTTGCCAACCGAAGTGCGCTTTCGACGCCCACGATCAAACCACTCGAGGTAATAGGAGCCTTCCGGATGCCTTTCCTGATTGCCCTTGTAAATGATCCAATCGGCTTTGATTCGACCGCTGCTGTTGGTCACCACGGAGCAGTAGCGATCTGCCCCATCCGCTGTTATGATCCGCTTAACGAGAGTCACTTCCATGGTCTTCTCCTGGCTTGAACTGCACCAGGGTATGTACCACCCCTCGAAAACTCGGTCT from Edaphobacter dinghuensis includes:
- a CDS encoding helix-turn-helix domain-containing protein is translated as MLIDQILEEKKGALKADDVAPILAVSVKQIYKMAANGEIPSLRIASSVRFDPHDLAVWLRARSSAPEIEPNARVSAVRSLVRQRS
- a CDS encoding tyrosine-type recombinase/integrase: MEVTLVKRIITADGADRYCSVVTNSSGRIKADWIIYKGNQERHPEGSYYLEWFDRGRRKRTSVGKDATVAFNSRIRKLKELEARAEGLEVTVPKDEPSRAQLRTAMMDFLDEIKLSRKDKTWRGYKIAFTYFLQSCDKKCADELQRIDLLRFAVFLRDKKKLSPRTVHNRFASVLTFLESQGVHKLIGKNDKPRFVETEVEIYEDNQLIDLYSVCSLYHRMLYEFLLMTGFREQEAMYVTWENIRFRSNIVEMKWKPQFDWTPKAYKEREVPAPSVLFKALEIYRKSLPPKRAVETALVFSTKSGKPDTHMIRALKRNAKKAGLNRDDYWLHKFRATFATTHLRAGADLKTVMSWMGQTTLESILRYLKPARKSEVMHLVNSSFVGPTFDSRKKIEEDEAA